GTCGGATCGGCGCGCTCGCCCGTCTGGCCCCCGAGCCCATGAAGGTGGTCCTCAACTGGGGCCGCCGCTACAGCCTCTGGGTCTTCAACTTCGGGCTGGCGTGCTGCGCCATCGAGTTCATCGCCGCCTCCATGGCCCGGCACGACTTCATCCGGCTCGGCGTCATCCCCTTCGCTCCGGGGCCGCGCCAGGCCGACCTGATGGTGGTCTCCGGCACGGTCACCGACAAGATGGCCCCCGCCGTCAAGCGGCTGTACGAGCAGATGCCCGAGCCCAAGTACGTGATCTCCTTCGGGGCCTGCTCCAACTGCGGCGGGCCCTACTGGGACTCGTACTGCGTCACCAAGGGCGTCGACCAGATCATCCCCGTTGACGTCTACGTGCCGGGCTGCCCGCCCCGGCCAGAGGCGCTGCTCCAGGGGATCATCAAGCTCCAGGAGAAGATCGCACGCGAGTCGCTGGGGGAGCGGTACGGCCGCGGTGCGGGCGGTGCCGGTGCCCCCGCGGCCCGGCCGTCGGCCGCCGAGCTGCAGAGCGGCCTCACGAAGCCGCCGCCGGGGCCCGGTGCGCCCGGAGAGGGCACGCCGTGACCGGCTGGCTGACCGCCCCCGTCGCCGAGCTCTTCGGAGCCGACGCCACGGCGGAGGAGGCGTACGAACTGCTCACCGTGGACGTGCCGCCGTCCTCCTGGACCGCGGCCCTGCGGACGGCGCACTCCGTGCTCGGCTGCACGTTCTTCGACTGGCTCAGCGCCGTCGACGAGCCCGAGGCCGGCTTCCGGGTGGCGGCGCATGTCGTGGCGCTGGCCCCGGTGCGCCGGCTGCTGCTGCGCACCACGGTGCCGCACGAGGCGCCGGCGCTGGCATCCGCCGTCGACGTGTACGCGGGCGCGGCCTGGCACGAGCGCGAGACCCACGAGATGTTCGGCATCGGCTTCGAGGGCCATCCCCATCTGGTGCCGCTGCTGCTCCCCGACGGTTTCGAGGGGCACCCGCTGCGCAAGGACTTCGTGCTGGCGGCGCGCGTGGTGAAGGCCTGGCCGGGCGCCAAGGAGCCCGGCGAGTCCGGACACGGCGGCCCGCGGCGCCGCCAGATGCTGCCGCCCGGCGTCCCGGACCCGAACGAGTGGGGCCCGCAGAAGGGCACGCTGCCCGCCGCTCCCGCCCGCCCCGCGCGCGGGGCCGCGCGGACCGCCGGCGACCGCCCGGCACGCGGCACGGCGGGGGCCACGGACGAGACGGCCGCCCCGGGCGCCACCGGTGCCGCCGGGCGCCCGGCCCGCGGCGGTACCCGCCCCCGACGCGCGCGTAGCGCCTCCGAAGGCTCCGCCTCGCAACGCACCGGCGAGGACACCGC
The nucleotide sequence above comes from Streptomyces sp. TS71-3. Encoded proteins:
- a CDS encoding NADH-quinone oxidoreductase subunit B; protein product: MPDPVRLPVEPGGRIGALARLAPEPMKVVLNWGRRYSLWVFNFGLACCAIEFIAASMARHDFIRLGVIPFAPGPRQADLMVVSGTVTDKMAPAVKRLYEQMPEPKYVISFGACSNCGGPYWDSYCVTKGVDQIIPVDVYVPGCPPRPEALLQGIIKLQEKIARESLGERYGRGAGGAGAPAARPSAAELQSGLTKPPPGPGAPGEGTP
- a CDS encoding NADH-quinone oxidoreductase subunit C, whose amino-acid sequence is MTGWLTAPVAELFGADATAEEAYELLTVDVPPSSWTAALRTAHSVLGCTFFDWLSAVDEPEAGFRVAAHVVALAPVRRLLLRTTVPHEAPALASAVDVYAGAAWHERETHEMFGIGFEGHPHLVPLLLPDGFEGHPLRKDFVLAARVVKAWPGAKEPGESGHGGPRRRQMLPPGVPDPNEWGPQKGTLPAAPARPARGAARTAGDRPARGTAGATDETAAPGATGAAGRPARGGTRPRRARSASEGSASQRTGEDTAPNRPSGDAPWHQARPTSDEPPGTPDGAGTAEAEGGTAPGGGTGGGAAAPGGAGMDEGTRSSEATDAGEGAKSSGSTGTDEGTASPETTGTDGSTGTDGSTGTDEGTLPSEITGTGQSSASPETTGTDEGTTPPETTGTGEIATLPETTGTGENATLPEPPADDDTPAPGRTENGEAPRGGTE